Proteins found in one Palaeococcus ferrophilus DSM 13482 genomic segment:
- a CDS encoding ABC transporter substrate-binding protein gives MNKRGTSLFLVGLFVFAVFASGCIGGGGETTSTQSGTTYAEQLVIGVTDKVTDIDPSNAYDFYTWEVLNNIMEGLVKYEPGTLEIKPAIAESWDVNDDSTVWTFHLRKDVKFADGTPLTAKDVKRSIERVMTINGDPAWLVTDFVDKVEAPDDYTVVFYLKQPTSYFLSLLTTPPYFPVHPNYAPDKVDSDQTAGGAGPYKIAKWVRDEELVLEVNDNYYGEKPKTKRIVIKFYRDASTMRLALQNGEIDIAWRTLKPTDIESLKNEGKFQVIEIPGAFIRYVCLNTQKDPTKEVKVRQALAAAIDRQDISNKVFRGTVDPLYSLIPNGMWSHKDVFKEVYGDANLDKAKALLKEAGYDEGNPLQIQLWYTPTHYGDTEADLAQVLKEQWEKTGVIKVDIKSAEWGTYVDYARKGEMQVYLLGWYPDYLDPDDYTTPFLKSTANSWAGTGYANPTMDEILSKAQSLVDQNERAKLYEQAQDILAQDVPYIPLIQGKLYVVAQPGVKGVKIGPDMIFKYYTLYKEG, from the coding sequence ATGAATAAGCGTGGTACCTCTTTGTTCTTGGTTGGACTTTTTGTTTTTGCAGTGTTTGCCAGCGGATGCATCGGTGGTGGTGGGGAAACCACGTCAACCCAGTCGGGCACAACCTATGCGGAACAACTCGTTATAGGTGTCACCGATAAGGTGACGGACATTGACCCCTCGAACGCCTACGACTTCTACACCTGGGAAGTGCTGAACAACATAATGGAGGGTCTCGTCAAGTACGAGCCCGGAACCCTTGAGATTAAGCCCGCCATAGCGGAGAGCTGGGACGTGAACGATGACTCAACCGTCTGGACGTTCCACCTGAGGAAGGACGTCAAGTTTGCCGATGGAACTCCCCTGACCGCGAAGGACGTCAAGAGGAGCATCGAGAGGGTCATGACCATCAACGGCGACCCCGCGTGGCTCGTGACAGATTTCGTGGATAAGGTCGAGGCCCCCGATGACTACACGGTGGTGTTCTACCTCAAACAGCCCACGAGCTACTTCCTCTCACTCCTCACGACGCCGCCCTACTTCCCGGTGCACCCGAACTACGCCCCGGACAAGGTTGATAGCGACCAGACCGCGGGTGGGGCCGGACCGTACAAGATAGCGAAGTGGGTGCGCGATGAGGAGCTCGTCCTCGAGGTCAACGACAACTACTACGGTGAGAAGCCCAAGACCAAGAGGATAGTCATCAAGTTCTACCGCGACGCCTCAACAATGCGCCTCGCCCTCCAGAACGGCGAGATTGACATAGCATGGAGGACGCTCAAGCCCACGGACATAGAGAGCCTCAAGAACGAGGGCAAGTTCCAGGTCATAGAGATACCCGGCGCATTCATAAGGTACGTGTGCCTCAACACTCAGAAGGACCCAACGAAGGAGGTCAAGGTCAGGCAGGCTCTCGCCGCGGCCATAGACAGGCAGGACATCTCAAACAAGGTCTTCAGGGGAACGGTTGACCCGCTCTACTCCCTCATACCCAACGGAATGTGGAGCCACAAGGACGTCTTCAAAGAGGTTTACGGCGATGCCAACCTCGACAAGGCCAAGGCCCTCCTCAAGGAGGCCGGCTACGACGAGGGCAACCCGCTCCAGATACAGCTGTGGTACACGCCAACCCACTATGGAGACACGGAAGCGGATCTTGCCCAGGTTCTCAAGGAGCAGTGGGAGAAGACCGGCGTCATAAAGGTGGACATAAAGAGCGCCGAATGGGGAACCTACGTTGACTACGCGAGGAAGGGCGAGATGCAGGTCTACCTCCTCGGCTGGTACCCGGACTACCTTGACCCGGACGACTACACCACACCGTTCCTCAAGAGCACCGCCAACAGCTGGGCCGGAACCGGCTACGCGAACCCAACGATGGACGAAATCCTAAGCAAGGCCCAGAGCCTCGTTGACCAGAACGAGAGGGCAAAGCTCTACGAACAGGCCCAGGACATACTCGCCCAGGATGTGCCCTACATACCGCTGATACAGGGCAAACTCTACGTCGTGGCCCAGCCCGGCGTTAAGGGCGTCAAGATAGGGCCCGACATGATATTCAAGTACTACACCCTCTACAAAGAGGGCTGA
- a CDS encoding ABC transporter permease translates to MARGVGQYVLIRGLMIIPTVLILYTIVFIFLRILPGDPILAVVGTKNIAPEQLEHLRAMAGLDKPLYVQYFDYLWRMLHGDFGVTLAFPMGKPVVEYLKLRFPATLELTIFGFSISVLLGILTGVLGAVKKGTKVDGAMRLYSIIAYTLFIPWFGIMLQYLFGVHFHLLPTSGRISPGAHLNSITGLYILDSILTANWTALVDALKHIILPSFTLGLVLSGAYTRLVRNNMVDVLSQDFIRAYRARGVRDWKITWYALKNAFIPIVTLMGLQFAILLGGAVLTETTFNWPGMGTFIVDRIDYRDYNAIQGAVVFFAFFVGLISLIVDVVYALLDPRVKY, encoded by the coding sequence ATGGCAAGAGGTGTCGGTCAGTACGTGTTAATAAGAGGGCTCATGATAATCCCGACCGTTTTGATTCTCTACACTATAGTTTTCATCTTCCTCAGAATTCTTCCCGGTGATCCGATTTTGGCCGTTGTGGGAACCAAGAACATCGCGCCCGAACAGCTGGAACACCTTCGGGCCATGGCAGGGCTGGACAAGCCCCTCTACGTCCAGTATTTTGACTATTTGTGGAGGATGCTCCACGGGGATTTCGGTGTTACCCTCGCCTTTCCAATGGGGAAGCCCGTCGTCGAGTACCTGAAGCTCCGCTTCCCCGCGACGCTTGAGTTAACGATATTTGGCTTTTCAATAAGCGTCCTGCTCGGAATACTCACGGGTGTCCTCGGGGCAGTTAAGAAGGGAACCAAGGTTGACGGTGCCATGAGGCTCTACAGCATCATCGCCTACACGCTCTTCATACCGTGGTTTGGAATAATGCTTCAGTACCTCTTCGGCGTTCACTTTCACCTTCTCCCAACCTCGGGTAGAATAAGCCCCGGCGCGCACCTCAACTCGATAACCGGACTCTACATCCTTGATAGCATCTTAACCGCCAACTGGACTGCCCTCGTTGATGCCCTCAAGCACATAATACTCCCGAGCTTCACCCTCGGCCTCGTGCTCAGCGGTGCCTACACCAGGCTCGTGAGGAACAACATGGTGGACGTCCTCAGTCAGGACTTCATAAGGGCATACAGGGCCAGGGGTGTGAGGGACTGGAAGATAACGTGGTACGCCCTCAAGAACGCCTTCATACCCATCGTGACCCTCATGGGACTCCAGTTCGCCATACTCCTCGGCGGGGCCGTTCTGACGGAGACGACCTTCAACTGGCCGGGAATGGGTACTTTCATCGTTGACAGGATAGACTACCGCGACTACAACGCCATACAGGGAGCGGTGGTGTTCTTCGCCTTCTTCGTGGGCCTCATCAGCCTCATAGTTGACGTGGTCTACGCGCTCCTCGACCCGAGGGTGAAGTACTGA
- a CDS encoding ABC transporter permease, giving the protein MELIRKISKPLFEKRPGRGMLIAGLVIVLSVLIMAIFAPLIAPYDPTKSGDESFAPPSGAHLMGTNRLGQDVFSRIVWGSRVVIYVVIVATLLSMSIGIPLGLISGYYGGKTDRTLSVIMDSIYAFPALILAIVIAVVLGPSPINTAIAISFVYVPTYFRMVRGQTLSLKGQLFVEAARALGAKNKEIMFKYILPNLAPTILVVFTLSVADAILTEAGLSFLGLSVTPPTPDWGYDLRVGQPFILDGYWWLVFFPGIMIMLFAMGFALIGEALSERISLGTR; this is encoded by the coding sequence ATGGAGCTGATAAGAAAAATCTCAAAGCCCCTCTTTGAAAAAAGGCCCGGAAGGGGCATGCTCATCGCGGGCCTTGTGATAGTCCTTTCCGTCCTGATAATGGCAATATTCGCACCTCTCATAGCTCCCTACGACCCGACGAAATCGGGAGACGAGTCCTTCGCACCCCCGAGCGGGGCGCATCTCATGGGGACCAACAGGCTCGGTCAGGACGTGTTCTCGAGGATAGTGTGGGGCTCGAGGGTCGTTATCTACGTCGTTATCGTTGCCACGCTCCTCTCGATGAGCATAGGAATCCCCCTCGGCCTCATCTCCGGTTACTACGGCGGGAAAACGGATAGAACCCTGAGCGTTATAATGGACAGCATCTACGCCTTCCCCGCCCTCATCCTGGCAATAGTCATCGCCGTGGTGTTGGGCCCGAGTCCCATAAACACCGCCATAGCCATAAGCTTCGTCTACGTTCCAACCTACTTCAGGATGGTGCGCGGCCAGACGCTGAGCCTCAAGGGCCAGCTCTTCGTTGAGGCGGCGAGAGCGCTCGGAGCCAAGAACAAGGAGATTATGTTCAAGTACATCCTTCCGAACCTCGCCCCCACCATACTCGTAGTCTTCACACTGAGCGTTGCGGATGCAATACTCACGGAGGCCGGCCTTAGCTTCCTCGGGCTCTCGGTTACGCCGCCAACTCCCGATTGGGGCTACGACCTCCGTGTTGGACAGCCCTTCATTCTCGACGGCTACTGGTGGCTCGTATTCTTCCCGGGAATTATGATAATGCTCTTCGCCATGGGCTTTGCCCTCATAGGTGAGGCCCTCAGCGAAAGGATATCCCTTGGAACGAGGTGA
- a CDS encoding ABC transporter ATP-binding protein, which produces MLLDVRNLSIHYFTLSGRVRAVEGVNFSIGKKEWVTFVGESGSGKSTVAHAILNVVPSPGRIVSGEIIFEGRNLLELGKEEMKAIRGKEISMVFQDPMTSLDPLRKVGDQIAEVLVEHGVSKEEAYERAKELLEKVNLPADRLNAYPHQLSGGQRQRISIAMAMAFNPKLLIADEPTTALDVIVQDSIMDLIDELKAEGTSIFFVTHDISLAVERSDKIAVMYAGKLVEFGPTDAIIENPLHPYTKALLESVPDLWSEGGEIRSIPGYPPDLREPPAGCRFHPRCLFAMEICREMEPPYIEYEKGHFVACHLHGGVSNE; this is translated from the coding sequence ATGTTGCTGGACGTCAGAAACCTTAGCATTCACTATTTCACGCTCTCCGGCAGGGTTAGGGCCGTTGAGGGTGTAAACTTCAGCATCGGAAAGAAGGAGTGGGTGACCTTCGTGGGGGAGAGCGGAAGTGGAAAGTCAACCGTGGCCCACGCCATCCTCAACGTCGTCCCTTCGCCGGGGAGGATAGTGAGCGGGGAGATAATCTTTGAGGGCAGGAACCTCCTCGAGCTCGGAAAGGAGGAGATGAAGGCCATAAGGGGCAAGGAGATAAGCATGGTCTTTCAGGACCCCATGACGAGCCTCGACCCGCTCAGGAAGGTGGGGGATCAAATAGCGGAGGTTCTCGTGGAGCACGGCGTTTCAAAGGAGGAGGCGTACGAGCGCGCGAAGGAGCTGCTTGAAAAGGTGAACCTTCCTGCTGACAGGCTCAACGCCTACCCCCACCAGCTCAGCGGTGGCCAGAGGCAGAGGATAAGCATCGCCATGGCCATGGCCTTCAACCCCAAGCTCCTCATAGCGGATGAACCCACCACGGCCCTTGATGTCATAGTTCAGGACTCCATAATGGATTTGATAGACGAGCTCAAGGCGGAGGGGACGAGCATATTCTTCGTCACCCACGACATCTCCCTGGCCGTGGAGCGCAGCGACAAGATAGCTGTGATGTACGCGGGGAAGCTGGTGGAGTTCGGCCCGACAGATGCCATAATCGAGAACCCGCTCCACCCCTACACAAAGGCCCTCCTCGAGAGCGTGCCCGACCTGTGGAGCGAGGGGGGAGAGATACGCTCGATACCCGGTTATCCGCCCGATCTGAGGGAGCCACCCGCCGGATGCCGCTTCCACCCGAGGTGCCTCTTCGCCATGGAAATCTGCCGCGAGATGGAGCCACCGTACATTGAGTACGAGAAGGGCCATTTCGTGGCGTGCCACCTCCACGGGGGTGTTTCCAATGAGTGA
- a CDS encoding ABC transporter ATP-binding protein has protein sequence MSEPLLRVEDLRKYFPVKRGIIETLKKAPQKYVKAVDGVSFEVTRGETLALIGESGCGKTTTGRVVLRLIEPTGGRIIFDGTDITTLTDDEMRPFRRRMQMVFQDPYASLSPRMKIGDAIAHPLIIHGLAEKEEAKELALKMLKRVGLTPEDEFYDRYPHHLSGGQRQRVVIARAMILKPEFVVADEAVSMIDVSMRASILELLESFRKEYNMSQLFITHDIAVGKLIADRIAVMYLGKIVEIGPTEEVLKNPAHPYTLALIQAVPSIAKRRRHEKRIEITGEVPNAVSPPPGCRFHPRCPFADEKCRSEEPRLVEVSHNHFVACHHPLGREPTSV, from the coding sequence ATGAGTGAACCTCTCCTCAGGGTCGAAGACCTCAGGAAGTACTTCCCTGTGAAAAGGGGCATCATCGAGACCCTCAAGAAGGCGCCCCAGAAGTACGTCAAGGCCGTTGACGGGGTGAGCTTTGAGGTTACGCGCGGTGAAACCCTCGCCCTCATAGGCGAGAGCGGCTGCGGTAAGACAACTACCGGAAGGGTAGTGCTGAGGCTCATAGAGCCCACCGGCGGGAGGATAATATTCGACGGGACGGACATAACAACGCTTACCGACGATGAGATGAGGCCGTTCCGGCGGAGGATGCAGATGGTCTTCCAGGACCCCTACGCCAGCCTGAGCCCGCGCATGAAGATAGGTGACGCAATAGCCCACCCCCTCATCATACACGGCCTTGCAGAGAAGGAGGAGGCAAAGGAGCTCGCCCTCAAGATGCTCAAGCGCGTTGGCCTAACACCCGAGGACGAGTTCTACGACCGCTATCCCCACCATCTCAGCGGCGGCCAGAGGCAGCGCGTCGTTATAGCCAGGGCGATGATACTCAAGCCCGAGTTCGTGGTCGCTGACGAGGCTGTCTCGATGATAGACGTCTCCATGAGGGCATCAATCCTCGAACTCCTTGAGTCCTTCAGGAAGGAGTACAACATGAGCCAGCTCTTCATAACCCACGACATAGCCGTTGGAAAGCTAATCGCGGACAGAATAGCGGTGATGTACCTCGGCAAGATAGTGGAGATTGGCCCGACGGAGGAAGTGCTGAAGAATCCGGCTCATCCATACACGCTCGCACTGATACAGGCCGTTCCCTCAATAGCCAAGCGCAGGAGGCACGAGAAGCGAATAGAGATAACGGGAGAAGTGCCAAACGCCGTAAGTCCGCCCCCGGGATGTCGCTTCCACCCGAGGTGCCCCTTCGCGGACGAGAAGTGCAGGAGCGAGGAACCCAGGCTCGTGGAGGTTAGCCACAACCACTTCGTGGCCTGCCACCACCCCCTGGGGAGAGAACCCACTAGTGTTTAG
- a CDS encoding DUF2341 domain-containing protein produces the protein MRRAISLFLALVMSVAIMPIPLGLSPVEAAPAGGYSTDVGIANPSGADITDYQVMIDLNGSNIDFSAAKPDGSDLRVVDSAGNPLPYWIERWDAGNQTARVWVKLDIPAAGTNIKLKYGNPSATSESDGDKVFMFFDEFIYVDANGTAVLDPGKWDVLYGTWAVTNGTLSPTGYYSSTIDTVYTKDFVMEDGIIEMKFSPLNTRCPYCYNVGTSVLGRYDTSTSNTYLFNAGGYGYAYEIALWPRIPQPYWTVLVKTTNRYTELDTDIDYRFKVTLNGPHLSFDVLEGSLAGTHLEVNDTTIQRGAVGIATWQMSRVDWIFVRKYVAVEPVVMVGKMIKVEEEEESPYQTYRMLSLFWYLRYTRMETEYGPLYDDALQYGVDNETLAKSQMEFDTAKEYFTRIDKTKLLQGNILTLPDLRKAYLHMREAIRILEEAME, from the coding sequence ATGAGAAGAGCAATTTCCCTTTTTCTGGCGCTCGTCATGAGCGTCGCGATTATGCCCATTCCCCTCGGACTTTCTCCCGTGGAAGCAGCTCCCGCAGGGGGCTATTCAACGGATGTGGGCATAGCCAACCCCTCCGGGGCAGATATAACGGATTACCAGGTCATGATTGACCTTAACGGTAGTAACATTGATTTCTCGGCCGCAAAGCCCGACGGAAGCGATTTGAGGGTGGTAGATAGTGCGGGCAACCCCCTACCCTACTGGATTGAGAGATGGGACGCGGGGAACCAAACGGCCCGTGTGTGGGTCAAACTGGACATTCCCGCTGCAGGAACGAACATAAAACTCAAGTACGGAAACCCGAGCGCCACGAGCGAGAGCGACGGTGACAAGGTTTTCATGTTCTTTGACGAGTTCATTTACGTTGACGCAAACGGAACCGCCGTACTCGACCCCGGCAAGTGGGACGTTCTCTACGGGACGTGGGCGGTAACGAACGGAACCCTCAGTCCAACAGGATACTACTCCTCCACAATAGACACGGTGTACACCAAGGACTTCGTGATGGAAGACGGCATAATAGAGATGAAGTTCTCCCCCTTGAACACAAGGTGCCCCTACTGCTACAACGTTGGCACGTCCGTCCTTGGAAGGTACGACACGAGTACGAGCAACACATACCTCTTCAACGCAGGCGGCTACGGCTACGCATACGAGATAGCACTGTGGCCGAGGATACCCCAGCCCTACTGGACGGTGCTCGTTAAGACCACCAACAGGTACACAGAACTTGACACGGACATAGACTACCGCTTCAAGGTAACCCTCAACGGCCCCCACCTAAGCTTCGACGTTTTGGAGGGATCCCTCGCGGGAACTCATCTGGAAGTCAACGACACAACCATACAGCGCGGTGCGGTGGGTATAGCCACGTGGCAGATGTCCCGTGTTGACTGGATATTCGTAAGAAAGTACGTCGCCGTTGAGCCCGTCGTGATGGTGGGTAAGATGATCAAGGTGGAGGAAGAGGAGGAGAGCCCCTACCAGACGTACCGCATGCTGTCCCTCTTCTGGTACCTGCGCTACACGAGAATGGAGACGGAGTACGGCCCACTCTACGACGATGCCCTCCAGTACGGCGTGGACAACGAGACACTCGCGAAAAGCCAGATGGAGTTCGACACGGCCAAGGAGTATTTCACAAGGATTGACAAAACGAAGCTCCTCCAGGGCAACATACTAACCCTCCCCGACCTCAGAAAGGCGTACCTTCACATGAGGGAGGCCATAAGAATACTGGAGGAGGCAATGGAGTAG
- a CDS encoding Mut7-C RNAse domain-containing protein, which yields MRFIADMMLGRLARWLRLYGYDTLYGVEEDDEIIRVALEEDRVILTRDCGLAERAEKLGGRVILLGSNDLEEQVGELKRRGVTFRELFPPSARCPKCNGPIRRVSKDYVKGKVPESVYERYDEFYVCKNCGQIYWPGRQWREMLKIDKRLRA from the coding sequence ATGAGGTTCATAGCGGACATGATGCTTGGGAGATTAGCGCGGTGGTTGAGGCTCTACGGCTACGACACCCTCTACGGCGTGGAGGAGGACGACGAGATAATCAGGGTAGCCCTTGAAGAGGACAGGGTAATCCTAACAAGGGATTGCGGTCTCGCCGAGAGGGCGGAGAAGCTAGGGGGCAGGGTTATTCTTCTCGGCTCAAACGACCTCGAGGAACAGGTCGGGGAGCTCAAGAGAAGGGGTGTGACATTTAGGGAGCTCTTTCCCCCCAGTGCCCGCTGTCCCAAGTGCAATGGCCCAATAAGAAGGGTCTCAAAGGATTACGTCAAAGGCAAAGTTCCGGAGAGCGTCTACGAGCGGTACGACGAGTTCTACGTCTGCAAAAACTGCGGTCAAATCTACTGGCCCGGAAGGCAGTGGAGGGAGATGCTGAAAATAGATAAAAGGTTGAGGGCCTAA
- a CDS encoding HEPN domain-containing protein, with amino-acid sequence MHYEEVETLMRRSHDYMELANSAFEEEKYDAAIFLSEQALQFYLKALLIKYADLRLRTHSVRELLAALGKVLEAEEKVADFTRSHRSLLRELEDAYTGTRYEPRRYYREDAEELIEFVGEVMDFVEGLADEFERKGT; translated from the coding sequence ATGCACTACGAGGAAGTCGAGACCTTGATGAGACGCTCCCATGACTACATGGAGCTCGCTAACTCCGCTTTTGAAGAGGAAAAATACGACGCCGCAATTTTTCTCTCGGAGCAGGCGCTCCAGTTTTATCTCAAAGCTCTGCTGATTAAATACGCCGACCTGAGGCTGAGGACTCACTCGGTAAGGGAGCTTCTGGCGGCCCTTGGGAAAGTCCTTGAAGCGGAAGAGAAGGTTGCTGACTTCACAAGGTCGCACCGGAGCCTCCTCAGGGAGCTTGAGGATGCATACACGGGCACGAGGTACGAGCCGAGGCGCTACTACCGCGAGGACGCTGAGGAGCTTATTGAGTTCGTGGGGGAAGTTATGGACTTTGTGGAGGGCCTTGCAGATGAGTTCGAAAGAAAAGGCACTTGA
- a CDS encoding nucleotidyltransferase domain-containing protein has product MSSKEKALEAMIERGRKRYLMIKNYGRYLPAIKRACEAVFGECELYVFGSVLIGKFTAGSDVDLLIKVKKVPKSLRKRAELEARIEELAGLPDYHPFELHIVDNEGFRRYRELLNVKLEKVG; this is encoded by the coding sequence ATGAGTTCGAAAGAAAAGGCACTTGAAGCAATGATCGAGCGCGGTAGAAAGAGGTACCTCATGATAAAGAACTACGGGCGCTATCTCCCCGCGATAAAGAGGGCCTGTGAGGCAGTTTTTGGTGAGTGCGAGCTCTACGTCTTCGGAAGCGTCCTGATCGGGAAGTTCACTGCCGGAAGCGACGTTGACCTGTTGATAAAGGTTAAAAAAGTCCCAAAAAGCCTCCGCAAGAGGGCCGAACTTGAGGCGAGGATAGAGGAGCTCGCGGGCCTGCCCGATTATCACCCCTTTGAGCTCCACATCGTTGATAATGAGGGATTCAGACGGTACAGGGAGCTTTTAAACGTTAAACTCGAGAAGGTTGGATAG
- a CDS encoding nitroreductase family protein → MQVLELAKRRKTVRKFLPDRPPKEDILKAIKAAKEAPSGMNAQPWKFVVVDDDWLKAKIREACEREEEKFYSHTKGDLMAWLNAKGFKPEKPFLSEAPYLLLVFGHTKAPYWLHSTWIAVGYLLLALEELGLGTVTYTPPNPKPIEELLRVPKEWKLQTILPVGYPADPKPKYERKKLEDVVSFNEF, encoded by the coding sequence ATGCAAGTTCTTGAGCTCGCGAAGCGCAGGAAGACCGTGAGGAAGTTTCTCCCGGATAGGCCCCCAAAAGAGGATATCCTGAAGGCCATAAAGGCGGCAAAGGAGGCCCCCTCCGGGATGAACGCTCAGCCCTGGAAGTTCGTCGTTGTTGACGACGACTGGCTGAAGGCCAAAATCCGTGAAGCCTGCGAGAGGGAGGAGGAGAAGTTCTACTCCCACACCAAAGGAGACCTCATGGCCTGGCTGAACGCCAAGGGCTTTAAGCCAGAGAAGCCCTTCCTGAGCGAAGCTCCTTACCTACTCCTCGTTTTCGGCCACACGAAAGCGCCATACTGGCTCCACTCCACGTGGATAGCCGTTGGGTACCTTCTCCTTGCGCTTGAGGAACTCGGCCTTGGAACCGTGACGTATACACCCCCAAACCCAAAGCCCATCGAGGAGCTCCTCCGGGTGCCAAAAGAGTGGAAGCTCCAGACGATACTTCCCGTTGGCTATCCCGCAGACCCTAAACCGAAGTACGAGAGAAAAAAGCTGGAGGATGTGGTGAGCTTCAACGAGTTTTAG
- a CDS encoding MFS transporter encodes MRWSEIPRDAKAYMLYHTLIAPGLITWTLFPLYLLMTGYSVLEVGAFFTVVNIVSIPLTYLFGRLFNRWDIKKGLIAIDILDGIAYVMYGLAKGTIAPLMLFGGKVIDKLSTLLYPLYQAYEQIIYPEDKYEEIFAWHLRLPEIATLVSFPIMGYLLGYVYNKPEHYRMTFLFFGLFSVVTVTYLWLFLPSVGKEERISPEGFTFKAGEFKRLIAFETLLTLAWALAPEFILINYVVFVLKKTVFEITLIAVASSLLRIAGTYASERVPKGKGFHAIALGMFLNALYALVMALSPSFWLALAVYAIGDFGNALWFPFYRSWLFKLIPKEKTTEFHAAISSYRKVLGLVTPVAAGALASVHPTLPYGVSLAFFVLAGAMLLMVQRGES; translated from the coding sequence ATGCGCTGGAGCGAGATTCCAAGAGATGCCAAGGCCTACATGCTCTACCACACGCTCATAGCCCCGGGACTAATAACGTGGACGCTCTTCCCGCTCTACCTCCTGATGACGGGCTACTCCGTCCTCGAAGTCGGGGCCTTCTTCACGGTAGTCAACATCGTCTCGATCCCGCTCACCTACCTCTTCGGCAGGCTCTTCAACCGATGGGACATCAAAAAGGGCCTCATAGCGATAGACATCCTCGATGGAATAGCCTACGTCATGTACGGCCTCGCTAAAGGAACAATAGCGCCGCTGATGCTCTTTGGGGGGAAAGTGATTGACAAGCTCTCCACGCTTCTCTATCCACTGTACCAGGCCTACGAACAGATAATCTACCCGGAAGACAAGTACGAGGAGATATTCGCCTGGCACCTCCGCCTGCCCGAGATAGCGACCTTGGTGAGCTTTCCGATAATGGGCTATCTCCTCGGATATGTGTACAACAAGCCGGAGCACTACCGCATGACCTTCCTCTTCTTCGGCCTCTTCTCGGTCGTTACTGTTACATACCTCTGGCTCTTCCTCCCGAGCGTCGGGAAGGAGGAGAGGATAAGCCCGGAAGGGTTCACGTTCAAAGCGGGTGAGTTCAAGCGTCTCATCGCGTTTGAAACCCTCTTAACCCTCGCCTGGGCGCTGGCACCGGAGTTCATCCTCATAAACTACGTCGTGTTCGTACTGAAAAAGACGGTCTTCGAGATAACGCTGATAGCGGTTGCGAGCAGCCTTCTCAGAATAGCCGGCACCTACGCCAGCGAGAGGGTTCCGAAGGGAAAGGGCTTCCACGCAATAGCCCTTGGGATGTTTCTCAACGCCCTCTACGCCCTTGTGATGGCGCTCTCTCCATCCTTCTGGCTTGCCTTGGCGGTTTACGCCATCGGAGACTTCGGCAACGCGCTGTGGTTCCCATTCTATCGCTCGTGGCTCTTCAAGCTCATCCCGAAGGAGAAGACAACCGAGTTCCACGCGGCCATTTCAAGCTACCGGAAGGTTCTCGGCCTCGTAACGCCGGTCGCGGCCGGGGCCCTTGCGAGCGTCCATCCGACGCTGCCATATGGCGTGAGCCTTGCCTTCTTCGTCCTGGCCGGGGCGATGCTCCTGATGGTACAGAGAGGAGAAAGCTAA
- a CDS encoding GNAT family N-acetyltransferase, with protein MPDALEEKLMTVKLLETDEERLACMEIAKGLPEWFNEAGLRAIERDLVREETYLAAENGNVLGFITIKPINDNAMEILWMAVRREHQRKGIGSALLKFAESLARERGFEVLVVKTSGDFSYRPYDETRRFYEKKGFVRVALIDPYPEWGEEALIYVKCLTSSPL; from the coding sequence GTGCCCGATGCGCTGGAGGAGAAGTTGATGACCGTCAAACTCCTCGAAACCGATGAAGAGAGACTGGCATGCATGGAGATAGCGAAAGGCCTTCCCGAATGGTTCAACGAAGCGGGCCTTAGGGCCATCGAGCGCGACCTAGTGAGAGAGGAGACCTACTTGGCGGCAGAAAACGGAAACGTTCTGGGCTTCATAACAATAAAACCGATTAACGACAATGCCATGGAAATCCTCTGGATGGCAGTAAGGAGGGAACACCAAAGAAAGGGCATCGGCTCCGCCCTGCTGAAGTTCGCCGAGAGCCTGGCCAGGGAGCGAGGCTTTGAAGTCCTCGTCGTCAAGACTTCTGGCGATTTCTCCTACCGGCCCTACGATGAGACGAGGCGTTTCTACGAGAAGAAAGGCTTCGTGAGGGTAGCTCTGATAGACCCCTACCCCGAGTGGGGCGAGGAGGCGCTGATTTATGTGAAGTGCCTGACCTCTTCCCCGCTCTGA